In candidate division KSB1 bacterium, one DNA window encodes the following:
- a CDS encoding cation diffusion facilitator family transporter produces the protein MRAVLTGVLVNASLAIVKIISGVVGNSYALIADGIESTLDIFSTTVVWGGLQIAARPPDANHPFGHGKAEPLAALVVALGLLGAALGLVIQSIREILTPHHAPAPFTLLVLLLVVASKELLFRFVLRVGEAINSTAVRSDAWHHRSDVLTSLAAFIGIAIALFGGPGYESADDWATLLACAVIGGNGVRLLRQAVREVMDTAPAPALAAKIREVSKSVPGVLAVEKCRVRKSGLTYQVDIHIVVDGEATVRHGHEIAHAVKHHLCAAGLDIFDVNVHVEPGSVAAG, from the coding sequence ATGCGCGCTGTCCTCACGGGCGTGCTGGTGAATGCCAGTTTGGCGATCGTAAAAATCATTTCCGGCGTAGTCGGCAATTCCTACGCACTGATCGCCGACGGCATCGAGTCCACGCTCGATATTTTCAGCACAACAGTGGTGTGGGGCGGATTGCAGATTGCGGCGCGGCCGCCGGATGCCAATCATCCTTTTGGCCACGGCAAAGCCGAGCCGCTGGCCGCCCTGGTGGTGGCGTTGGGACTGTTGGGCGCGGCCCTCGGCCTGGTGATTCAGAGCATTCGCGAGATTCTGACACCGCATCATGCCCCGGCACCGTTCACGCTGCTGGTGCTGCTGCTGGTGGTGGCGAGCAAGGAGCTGCTCTTTCGTTTTGTCTTGCGGGTGGGCGAGGCGATCAACAGCACGGCGGTGCGCTCCGATGCCTGGCATCATCGTTCCGATGTTCTCACCTCGCTGGCGGCATTCATCGGCATTGCCATTGCCTTGTTCGGCGGTCCCGGCTATGAGAGTGCCGACGATTGGGCCACGCTGCTGGCGTGTGCTGTCATCGGCGGCAATGGCGTCCGCCTGCTGCGCCAGGCCGTTCGTGAAGTCATGGACACCGCGCCTGCGCCTGCACTGGCGGCGAAAATTCGCGAGGTGAGTAAAAGCGTCCCCGGCGTGCTGGCGGTCGAAAAATGCCGTGTGCGCAAAAGCGGTTTGACATATCAGGTGGACATTCACATCGTCGTCGATGGCGAGGCCACGGTGCGTCACGGTCACGAAATCGCCCATGCCGTCAAGCATCACCTGTGTGCCGCCGGCCTGGATATCTTCGACGTCAATGTGCATGTTGAGCCGGGCAGCGTTGCCGCCGGCTGA
- a CDS encoding serine/threonine-protein phosphatase: protein MLERSQYALHKFYEMFASGLTTAEIERLIKVDMRGMYEFYARHMPRPATPQKPLRRLLQFTRNLFLAFLLKLTPARRLLYALSLLFVILAFWYRELSWLFNAFLVMNFLLALELADKLVAKDELAVAREIQLRLLPCNLLQRDGFTVVGFSDAALSVGGDYYDFITTPGSGCLVIIGDVSGKGIPAALYTAKVQTLLQIFARESQDPRTLLLRVNEHLLRELKRSYFLTLAIVRLLPHGGLQFCRAGHTPALHFDSRRRDCFWLKPDGLAIGLAAERRTAATGEPQSSIFRDHLQLVQTALAPGDVLLLYTDGVSETCDPDGREFGDERLRQVLLRHPHVPAETIKDALLHELTQFRRGADMRDDTTFVIIKRDA, encoded by the coding sequence ATGCTCGAGCGCTCCCAATACGCCCTGCACAAATTCTATGAAATGTTCGCCAGCGGCCTGACCACCGCCGAGATCGAGCGGCTGATCAAGGTCGACATGCGCGGCATGTATGAATTTTACGCGCGCCACATGCCGCGACCCGCCACCCCGCAGAAACCGCTGCGCCGCCTGCTGCAATTCACCCGCAATCTTTTTCTCGCCTTTCTGCTGAAACTGACCCCGGCGCGGCGCCTGCTTTATGCCCTCTCTCTGCTTTTTGTGATCCTGGCTTTTTGGTATCGCGAATTGTCCTGGCTGTTCAACGCCTTTTTGGTGATGAACTTTTTGCTCGCACTCGAACTGGCCGACAAACTGGTGGCGAAAGACGAGCTGGCGGTGGCGCGCGAAATTCAATTGCGCCTGCTGCCGTGCAACCTGCTGCAGAGAGACGGCTTTACCGTGGTCGGGTTCAGCGATGCCGCGCTCAGCGTGGGCGGCGATTATTACGATTTCATCACCACGCCGGGGAGCGGCTGCCTGGTGATCATCGGCGATGTCTCCGGCAAAGGCATTCCCGCCGCGCTCTACACCGCCAAGGTGCAAACGCTGCTGCAAATCTTCGCGCGCGAATCACAGGACCCGCGCACGCTGCTGCTGCGGGTGAACGAGCATCTGCTGCGTGAACTCAAGCGCAGCTACTTTCTCACACTGGCGATCGTGCGGCTGCTGCCGCACGGCGGCCTGCAGTTTTGCCGTGCCGGCCACACGCCGGCGTTGCACTTCGATTCCCGGCGCCGGGATTGTTTCTGGCTGAAACCCGATGGTCTGGCCATTGGCCTGGCGGCAGAGCGGCGCACCGCTGCGACGGGCGAACCGCAAAGCAGCATTTTTCGCGACCATCTGCAGCTCGTGCAAACCGCGCTGGCGCCGGGTGATGTGCTGCTGCTGTACACGGATGGCGTGAGCGAGACCTGCGACCCCGACGGCCGGGAGTTCGGCGACGAGCGCCTGCGCCAGGTGCTGCTGCGCCACCCTCACGTCCCGGCCGAGACAATCAAAGACGCGCTGCTGCACGAGCTGACGCAGTTTCGACGCGGCGCCGATATGCGCGACGATACCACCTTTGTCATCATCAAACGCGACGCCTGA
- a CDS encoding sigma 54-interacting transcriptional regulator yields the protein MTMLADRQTGDALAALSRISTIINTLRELDPLLEKIMDIAVETVGAERGFILLHNDNGGLSVRTARNMSAENIQDITDISNSVVQQVLQRGEAMISYDAQADEQLRHSESIILNRIQSVACVPLAIKQKPIGVIYLDSLRQRSGFTETSIPFLNAFANQAAIAIENAQLYESLREENRHLRKQAAAGSSFEGIIGQSPKMKHVFDLMNSVLDSDATVLILGESGTGKELVARALHYNGSRRAKPFIALFCGSLPETLLESELFGHKKGAFTGAIADKKGLFEAAHGGTFFLDEIGDLSPNLQTQLLRVLQEGEIKRVGENQVRRVDVRIIAATNKNLAEAVRNGTFREDLYYRLNVINIVMPPLRQRARDIPLLAHHFLRKYAAKNHKEITGFTPEALDLLTGYSWPGNVRELENTIERAVVLAKESIITAADLRLQEAGRELFLPQGMTLAEMERRLVEKTLDELDNNITHAAERLGVSRRWIHYKMKQWHNGRN from the coding sequence ATGACGATGCTTGCAGACCGTCAGACGGGCGATGCGCTCGCCGCGCTGTCGCGCATCAGCACCATCATCAACACGCTGCGCGAGCTGGATCCGCTGCTGGAAAAAATCATGGATATTGCGGTGGAAACCGTGGGTGCGGAACGTGGCTTCATCCTGCTCCACAACGACAACGGCGGGCTGAGCGTGCGCACGGCGCGCAACATGTCCGCGGAAAACATTCAGGACATCACCGACATTTCCAACAGCGTGGTGCAGCAGGTGCTGCAGCGCGGCGAGGCGATGATCAGCTATGATGCCCAGGCCGACGAACAGTTGCGTCACTCGGAAAGCATCATTCTCAACCGCATTCAATCGGTGGCGTGTGTGCCGCTTGCCATCAAGCAAAAACCCATCGGGGTGATTTATCTCGACAGCCTCCGGCAGCGCAGCGGCTTCACCGAGACCAGCATTCCCTTTCTCAATGCCTTCGCCAACCAGGCGGCGATCGCCATTGAAAACGCGCAATTGTACGAGAGTCTGCGCGAGGAGAACCGCCACTTGCGCAAACAGGCCGCCGCCGGCAGCAGCTTCGAGGGCATCATCGGCCAAAGCCCGAAGATGAAACATGTCTTCGACCTGATGAACAGCGTACTCGATTCCGACGCCACGGTGTTGATTCTCGGCGAAAGCGGCACCGGCAAGGAGCTGGTGGCGCGCGCGCTGCACTACAACGGCAGCCGCCGCGCCAAGCCTTTCATCGCGCTGTTTTGCGGCTCGCTGCCGGAAACGCTGTTGGAAAGCGAGCTGTTCGGCCACAAGAAGGGCGCCTTCACCGGGGCGATCGCGGACAAGAAGGGGCTGTTCGAAGCGGCACATGGCGGCACGTTTTTTCTCGATGAAATCGGCGATCTTTCCCCCAATCTGCAGACCCAGCTCCTGCGCGTGCTGCAGGAGGGTGAAATCAAGCGGGTCGGCGAAAACCAGGTGCGCCGCGTCGATGTGCGCATCATCGCGGCCACCAACAAGAACCTGGCCGAGGCGGTCCGGAACGGCACCTTTCGTGAAGACCTGTATTACCGCCTCAATGTCATCAACATCGTGATGCCGCCGCTGCGCCAGCGCGCCCGCGATATTCCGCTGCTGGCGCATCACTTCCTGCGCAAATATGCCGCCAAAAACCACAAGGAGATCACCGGTTTCACGCCGGAGGCGCTTGATTTGCTCACCGGTTATTCCTGGCCGGGCAACGTGCGCGAGCTGGAAAACACCATCGAGCGTGCCGTGGTGCTGGCCAAGGAAAGCATCATCACCGCGGCGGACCTGCGCCTGCAGGAGGCCGGGCGCGAGCTGTTTCTGCCGCAGGGCATGACGCTCGCAGAAATGGAGCGGCGGCTGGTGGAAAAAACGCTGGACGAACTCGACAACAACATCACGCACGCCGCCGAACGGCTGGGCGTCTCCCGCCGCTGGATTCATTACAAAATGAAACAATGGCACAATGGTCGCAATTGA
- a CDS encoding serine/threonine protein kinase gives MVAIEGYEIFAELQRGPWVSVFKAFDHRQQRMVIIKALREPAAPARVREQLRVEGEIGRRLIHPNLRQVYAAGGLQDNPYLVLEYVEGGTLAELLHRALPIELCVWIAREVARALQVLHQHGILHRDVKPKNIFVANTGAVKLADLGLAVDREEAQCHPAGTLAYFPPEIVLGQPATPASDLFSLGAVLYEMLTGEPPFADHTQSALLHRIANLDPTPVEKLRPEIPAELAALSRKLLAKTPATRFASAAELLAELERFERRYELRTTAQKLAAFLESPESYVAVKYAAPAEPVPARTAATRTKSAARPLWRVVPATALVLAGISIGLLNLQFDADASLPSKTMNAAEMTAQNGTPAADVPQTLTGAAPPASATAAASTAVAAPPVPAASQDRENHTAAAVTTTTANASGPPSHRVLLLSEPRARVFVEGDSLGTTPLYWQPAAATRVYKLQFAVQSLPVVTAEVVAAALESDTLYFNLHDEIGYLEVAVNPWGEIWIDGKAYDTTPLVAPLALSPGLHEISVRHPRLGTQTQRVIIAKGDTLRRFFDLFLP, from the coding sequence ATGGTCGCAATTGAGGGGTACGAAATCTTCGCCGAACTGCAGCGCGGCCCCTGGGTCAGCGTGTTCAAGGCGTTCGACCACCGGCAGCAGCGCATGGTGATCATCAAGGCGTTGCGCGAGCCCGCGGCGCCCGCGCGTGTACGCGAGCAACTGCGCGTCGAAGGCGAAATCGGCCGCCGTTTGATCCATCCCAACTTGCGCCAGGTTTATGCCGCCGGCGGCTTGCAGGACAATCCCTACCTGGTGTTGGAATACGTCGAAGGCGGCACGCTTGCCGAGCTGCTCCACCGTGCATTGCCGATTGAATTGTGTGTGTGGATTGCCAGGGAGGTTGCCCGCGCCTTGCAGGTTTTGCATCAACACGGCATTTTGCATCGTGACGTCAAGCCGAAGAACATTTTCGTCGCGAACACCGGCGCCGTCAAACTCGCGGATTTGGGCCTGGCGGTCGATCGTGAGGAGGCGCAGTGCCACCCCGCCGGCACCTTGGCCTACTTCCCACCCGAAATCGTGCTCGGCCAGCCGGCCACACCGGCCAGCGATCTTTTTTCGCTGGGCGCCGTGTTGTATGAGATGCTCACCGGTGAACCGCCTTTTGCAGATCACACCCAGTCCGCTTTGTTGCACCGCATTGCCAATCTCGATCCCACGCCGGTGGAAAAATTGCGGCCGGAAATCCCCGCCGAGCTGGCGGCACTCTCCCGCAAGCTGCTGGCCAAGACGCCGGCCACGCGCTTTGCCAGTGCGGCGGAATTGCTGGCGGAGCTGGAGCGTTTCGAACGGCGCTACGAGTTGCGCACCACTGCGCAGAAACTCGCGGCCTTCCTCGAAAGTCCGGAAAGTTATGTCGCCGTGAAGTATGCGGCTCCCGCCGAGCCGGTGCCGGCGCGCACGGCAGCCACCCGCACCAAGTCTGCGGCCCGGCCGCTGTGGCGTGTAGTGCCGGCCACAGCCCTGGTGCTGGCGGGCATCAGCATCGGTTTGTTGAACCTGCAATTCGATGCTGACGCGTCACTGCCCTCAAAAACGATGAACGCGGCAGAGATGACCGCACAGAACGGCACCCCCGCTGCCGACGTCCCTCAGACCCTGACTGGTGCAGCGCCGCCGGCCTCTGCGACGGCGGCAGCCTCGACTGCTGTCGCCGCCCCACCGGTGCCGGCCGCCAGCCAGGATCGGGAAAACCACACGGCAGCCGCGGTGACAACCACGACAGCGAATGCCAGCGGCCCGCCCAGCCACCGGGTTCTGCTTCTGAGTGAGCCGCGTGCCCGCGTGTTCGTGGAGGGTGATTCGCTCGGCACCACCCCGCTTTATTGGCAGCCGGCCGCTGCCACGCGCGTTTACAAGCTGCAATTCGCGGTGCAGAGCCTGCCGGTGGTGACCGCGGAAGTTGTGGCGGCCGCGCTCGAGTCCGACACCCTGTATTTCAATTTGCATGATGAGATCGGCTATTTGGAAGTGGCCGTCAATCCCTGGGGTGAAATTTGGATCGACGGCAAAGCCTACGACACCACGCCCCTGGTTGCACCCCTGGCACTTTCTCCCGGCTTGCATGAAATCAGCGTGCGGCACCCGCGCCTGGGCACGCAAACGCAGCGCGTGATCATTGCCAAAGGCGACACCCTGCGCCGCTTCTTTGATCTGTTCCTGCCGTAA
- a CDS encoding carboxypeptidase regulatory-like domain-containing protein yields the protein MIRSLMLLPATALLLSGCFGDVSHENPLDPRSDRFIKTGVLRGQVTTYYQPFLALRGVTIELSPQNLSTTTDADGLFSFREVPVGEYWVFARDPRYVKDSVRVTVQQEVPQRVQFKLDALPQIDAFVGRTFHVGSLPPEEDVYFALFEAEVSDPDGPADIARVTLEIPALGLQDTMQATATAGLFDFRLFGSELPRGELHSAIGYAIRLNVRDRLGSRANPKELILFRIIDQLPKAETPRDLQVVTARPLLSWSPMTLPFPFRYRVRVTRVVGGVSTLAWESPALEEQNTTVAVDRTLASGEYRWTVSVSDEFGNTSTSAPAAFRVQ from the coding sequence ATGATCAGGTCATTGATGTTGCTGCCGGCAACCGCTCTGTTGTTGAGCGGTTGCTTTGGCGACGTGTCGCATGAGAACCCGCTCGATCCCCGTTCCGATCGCTTCATCAAAACCGGAGTACTGCGCGGGCAGGTGACGACCTACTATCAGCCTTTTCTGGCACTGCGCGGGGTGACCATCGAACTGTCGCCGCAAAATCTCAGCACCACCACCGATGCCGACGGGCTCTTCAGTTTTCGCGAAGTGCCGGTGGGCGAATATTGGGTGTTCGCCCGTGATCCGCGCTATGTGAAAGATTCCGTGCGCGTAACGGTGCAACAGGAGGTGCCGCAACGTGTGCAATTCAAGCTGGATGCCCTGCCGCAAATCGATGCCTTTGTCGGGCGCACCTTTCATGTGGGCAGCCTGCCGCCCGAGGAGGACGTGTATTTCGCGCTGTTCGAAGCGGAGGTGTCCGATCCCGACGGCCCGGCGGATATTGCCAGGGTGACTCTCGAAATTCCCGCGCTGGGTTTGCAGGACACCATGCAAGCCACCGCCACCGCCGGCTTGTTTGACTTCCGACTTTTTGGTTCAGAATTGCCACGGGGGGAACTGCACTCGGCCATCGGTTATGCCATACGCCTCAACGTCCGCGACCGCCTGGGCAGCAGGGCCAATCCCAAAGAGCTGATCCTCTTTCGCATCATTGATCAACTGCCCAAAGCCGAAACGCCACGCGATTTGCAGGTGGTCACGGCGCGTCCGCTCTTAAGCTGGTCCCCCATGACCCTGCCTTTCCCCTTCCGCTATCGCGTGCGGGTAACACGCGTGGTGGGCGGCGTCAGCACCCTGGCGTGGGAAAGTCCCGCACTCGAGGAACAGAATACAACGGTGGCGGTGGATCGCACGCTGGCCAGCGGCGAATACCGCTGGACGGTTTCCGTGAGCGATGAATTCGGCAACACCAGCACCTCGGCACCGGCGGCTTTTCGCGTGCAATGA
- a CDS encoding NAD(P)H-quinone oxidoreductase produces MLAIHVKNDETRQLYLAECPLPEYHSREVLIKVHATAVNRADLLQRRGFYPPPPGASEIMGLEAAGVIVATGAEVSPWKPGDRVCCLLPGGGYAEYASCPQDLLLEIPPAWTFELAAAMPEAFYTAFVNLFVEARLHAREIVLLHAGASGVGTAAIQLARYAGAWVIVTAGSEAKLERCLELGANHAINHRTVDFAERVLKITNGAGVDVILDCIGASYFARNLSLLKTKGRLVIIGVMGGAKAEIDLATLLRRRQRVIGSVLRSRSVEEKAELTRLFRRKVMPLLRKGLVQPVIDRVFPLTEVEQAHAYVAMNRNIGKVVLRVEGVAAAGPS; encoded by the coding sequence GTGTTAGCCATTCACGTCAAAAATGATGAAACCCGCCAGCTCTACCTCGCCGAATGTCCACTCCCGGAGTATCACAGCCGGGAGGTCCTGATCAAAGTCCACGCCACCGCCGTAAACCGCGCCGATCTGCTGCAGCGCCGCGGCTTCTATCCGCCGCCTCCCGGCGCCTCCGAGATCATGGGGCTGGAAGCCGCCGGCGTGATTGTCGCCACCGGCGCGGAAGTGTCGCCCTGGAAGCCCGGTGACCGTGTGTGTTGTTTGCTGCCCGGCGGCGGATATGCCGAATACGCAAGCTGCCCGCAAGACTTGCTGCTGGAGATCCCACCGGCGTGGACCTTCGAGCTGGCCGCCGCCATGCCGGAGGCATTTTACACCGCCTTTGTCAATCTGTTTGTCGAAGCCCGCCTGCACGCGCGTGAAATTGTGTTGCTTCACGCCGGTGCCAGCGGCGTGGGAACCGCCGCGATTCAACTTGCACGCTATGCCGGCGCGTGGGTGATCGTCACCGCCGGATCTGAAGCCAAGCTCGAACGCTGCCTCGAGCTGGGCGCCAACCATGCCATCAATCATCGCACCGTCGATTTTGCCGAACGCGTGCTGAAAATCACCAACGGCGCCGGCGTCGACGTGATTCTCGATTGCATCGGCGCCTCCTACTTCGCCAGGAATCTCTCGCTGCTGAAAACGAAAGGCCGGTTGGTGATCATCGGCGTGATGGGCGGGGCAAAGGCGGAAATCGATCTCGCCACCCTGTTGCGCCGGCGGCAGCGCGTCATCGGTTCTGTGCTGCGCTCGCGCTCCGTGGAGGAAAAGGCTGAATTGACCCGCCTGTTCCGCCGCAAAGTCATGCCGCTGCTGCGCAAGGGCCTGGTGCAACCGGTGATCGATCGCGTCTTCCCGCTCACGGAAGTGGAGCAGGCACACGCGTATGTTGCGATGAACCGCAATATTGGGAAGGTGGTGCTGCGGGTGGAGGGAGTGGCCGCCGCCGGCCCAAGTTAA
- a CDS encoding amidohydrolase family protein: protein MFLFDSHVHFFSHDFFTALIRQKDPAANLEEELAKLAAAAGLELPGRRVSVHLKRWLEEFDRHGVDRAVIFASLPEEIVAVGEALALAAGRLAGYFLINPRNGGSVELVHKLSEQLGYRGVLLFPALHHYHLYDETLLPFFEAVAQRRLNVLVHCGMLQIKLRDLLGLPRVYESRFAQPLDLQPVANRFRQTAFIIPHFGAGLFRETLLLGAQCENVYVDTSSSNAWIATQPATLTLAEVFHRSRAVFGAERLLFGSDSGVFPRGWRRDLFQAQQLAMRQAGFSESEMALVFGENLRRLLEG from the coding sequence ATGTTTTTGTTCGACAGTCACGTGCATTTCTTCTCCCACGATTTTTTCACTGCGCTGATTCGTCAAAAGGATCCGGCCGCCAACCTCGAGGAGGAGCTTGCGAAGCTGGCTGCCGCCGCCGGGCTGGAGCTGCCCGGCCGCCGGGTGAGCGTGCATCTCAAGCGGTGGCTGGAGGAATTTGACCGCCATGGCGTCGATCGCGCAGTAATCTTTGCCAGTTTGCCGGAGGAAATCGTGGCAGTTGGCGAGGCGCTCGCGCTGGCCGCCGGCCGGTTGGCCGGCTATTTCCTGATCAATCCCCGCAACGGCGGCAGTGTCGAGCTGGTGCACAAGCTCAGCGAGCAACTCGGTTACCGCGGCGTGCTGCTGTTTCCGGCGCTGCATCACTATCATCTGTATGACGAGACGCTGCTGCCGTTTTTCGAAGCCGTGGCGCAGCGCCGTCTCAATGTGCTGGTGCACTGCGGCATGCTGCAGATCAAACTGCGCGATCTGCTCGGCCTGCCCCGCGTTTACGAGAGCCGCTTCGCGCAACCACTCGATCTGCAGCCGGTTGCCAACCGTTTCCGACAGACGGCCTTCATCATTCCGCACTTTGGTGCCGGCTTGTTCCGCGAGACGCTGCTGCTGGGCGCACAATGCGAAAACGTCTACGTCGACACCTCCAGCTCCAATGCCTGGATCGCCACGCAACCTGCAACGCTCACGCTCGCGGAGGTTTTTCACCGCAGCCGCGCCGTCTTTGGCGCCGAACGGCTGCTGTTCGGCAGCGATTCCGGGGTGTTTCCGCGCGGCTGGCGCAGGGATCTCTTCCAGGCGCAACAGCTCGCCATGAGACAGGCGGGTTTCAGTGAAAGCGAGATGGCGCTGGTTTTCGGCGAAAATTTGCGGCGCCTGCTGGAGGGCTGA
- a CDS encoding patatin-like phospholipase family protein has protein sequence MQSRKALWQRPRVGLALGGGGARGLAHIGVLKVFEANRIPIDVIAGTSIGALVGAAYALEPRAQAVEQRAMAFLTSNEFEQSGLELFKKKKEAENFFAQVATYVKERIVINLAHSRPSLVGGWRIVKAVNFILADKTFEELHLPLACVATDLGTGEEIVFREGPIRHAVAASMSIPGFLPPVNFRGYQMVDGAVVAPVPVLACHELGAEIVIAVDVGQTLDGLPEFENVVDIIFRANTITSRRLNHMLLQLADVTIRPNVGGVHWAEFRRASELVAEGERAAAAMLPVLQRLLRQRSRGWKRWLRRNGRRRS, from the coding sequence ATGCAATCGCGCAAAGCCTTGTGGCAGCGCCCGCGTGTGGGGTTGGCTCTGGGCGGCGGCGGCGCCCGCGGCCTGGCACACATTGGCGTGTTGAAAGTCTTCGAAGCCAACCGCATTCCGATCGACGTGATCGCCGGCACCAGCATCGGTGCCCTGGTGGGCGCCGCCTATGCCCTCGAGCCGCGGGCGCAGGCGGTGGAGCAACGGGCAATGGCATTCCTCACCAGCAACGAATTCGAGCAGAGCGGGCTGGAGTTGTTCAAGAAAAAAAAAGAGGCGGAAAATTTCTTCGCTCAGGTGGCGACTTATGTGAAGGAGCGCATCGTCATCAACCTGGCACACAGCCGGCCCTCGCTGGTGGGCGGCTGGCGCATTGTCAAAGCCGTCAACTTCATTCTGGCAGACAAAACGTTCGAGGAATTGCATCTGCCGCTGGCGTGTGTCGCCACGGACCTGGGCACGGGTGAGGAAATCGTGTTTCGCGAGGGGCCCATCCGGCATGCCGTGGCGGCCAGCATGTCCATCCCAGGTTTCCTGCCGCCCGTCAATTTTCGTGGTTATCAAATGGTGGATGGCGCCGTGGTGGCGCCGGTGCCGGTTCTGGCGTGCCACGAGCTGGGTGCGGAGATCGTCATCGCCGTCGATGTCGGACAAACTCTCGACGGCCTGCCGGAATTCGAAAACGTGGTGGACATCATCTTCCGTGCCAACACCATCACCAGCCGCCGCCTGAATCACATGCTGCTGCAACTGGCGGATGTGACAATCCGGCCCAACGTCGGCGGCGTGCATTGGGCGGAGTTTCGCCGCGCCAGCGAGCTGGTGGCGGAGGGCGAGCGTGCGGCTGCGGCAATGCTGCCCGTGTTGCAGCGTCTGCTGCGGCAGCGATCACGCGGGTGGAAACGGTGGCTGCGCCGCAATGGCCGGCGCCGGTCTTGA
- a CDS encoding SDR family NAD(P)-dependent oxidoreductase, which produces MSRALASYWSGKTVLLTGASSGLGAAVVEALAPFGLSFGLLSRRYELMQALAARLAHTGSTFWLRGCDVRERQQVGEAVRAFQQHAGRLDVVWVNSGISLDTSFRNWKWEAAETLLQTNLYGALYTIIAALEIMVPQRAGVVVGIGSAASMRGLPYRGLYSVSKISLAYLLESLAVELPEIQFTMIHPGFVDTDINRGNPNRFWLMQPPQAARLMITAVAKRKRLYIYPWRMSLLYHLTQALPTALYVPLLRRLMHLSKPA; this is translated from the coding sequence ATGAGTCGTGCCCTGGCATCCTACTGGTCGGGAAAGACTGTATTGCTCACCGGCGCTTCTTCCGGTCTGGGCGCCGCAGTGGTGGAGGCACTGGCGCCCTTCGGACTCTCCTTCGGCTTGCTCAGCCGCCGGTACGAATTGATGCAGGCGCTCGCCGCGCGGCTGGCGCACACGGGCAGCACATTTTGGCTGCGCGGCTGCGACGTGCGCGAGCGGCAGCAGGTCGGCGAGGCGGTGCGTGCATTTCAGCAACATGCCGGCCGCCTGGATGTGGTCTGGGTGAACAGCGGCATCAGCCTGGACACTTCCTTCCGCAACTGGAAGTGGGAGGCTGCCGAAACGCTGCTGCAGACCAACCTGTACGGTGCGCTGTATACCATCATTGCGGCGCTGGAGATCATGGTGCCGCAGCGTGCCGGCGTGGTCGTGGGCATCGGCTCGGCGGCTTCCATGCGCGGCCTGCCCTATCGTGGCCTGTACAGCGTGAGCAAGATCAGCCTGGCTTATTTGCTCGAAAGCCTGGCGGTCGAGCTGCCGGAAATTCAATTCACCATGATTCATCCCGGATTTGTGGACACGGACATCAACCGGGGCAATCCCAACCGCTTTTGGCTGATGCAACCGCCGCAAGCCGCGCGTTTGATGATCACAGCCGTGGCAAAACGCAAACGGCTTTACATCTATCCGTGGCGCATGAGCCTGCTGTATCACCTGACGCAGGCCCTGCCCACCGCGCTGTATGTGCCGCTGTTGCGCCGCCTGATGCATTTGAGCAAGCCGGCCTGA